The Salminus brasiliensis chromosome 3, fSalBra1.hap2, whole genome shotgun sequence genome contains a region encoding:
- the LOC140551464 gene encoding probable thiopurine S-methyltransferase: protein MAAQAERVMPLREWEDRWNEGRTGFHQPNVHRMLESNIEKLLCGRQQVRFFFPLCGKAVDMKWLADMGHKIVGVEIAEKGIKQFFEEQGLQYKEEPVTDIPGAKVFKSSDGKISIYQCDLYKFSSAIEGQFGGIWDRGSLVAINPCDRPKYATLITSLMDKDCRYLLDTLEYNPDLYKGPPFFVSEEDVKQLYGKACDIEHLQSMDSFEERHKAWGIDSLLEKVYLLTPKVH, encoded by the exons ATGGCAGCCCAGGCAGAGAGAGTGATGCCACTAAGAGAATGGGAAGACAGATGGAATGAAGGGAGGACTGGATTCCATCAGCCTAACGTTCACAG AATGCTGGAGAGCAACATTGAGAAACTTTTGTGTGGGCGACAGCAAGTTCGATTCTTCTTCCCTCTCTGCGGTAAAGCCGTAGACATGAAATG GCTGGCTGACATGGGTCACAAAATTGTTGGAGTAGAGATTGCAGAGAAAGGAATAAAGCAGTTCTTTGAAGAACAGGGTCTGCAGTACAAGGAAGAGCCAGTGACAGATATACCAGGAGCAAAAGTGTTCAAG AGTTCCGACGGGAAGATCTCCATCTATCAGTGTGATTTATACAAGTTCTCCAG TGCTATAGAGGGTCAGTTCGGTGGGATATGGGATAGAGGTTCTCTAGTGGCCATTAACCCATGTGACAGGCCAAA GTATGCCACTCTCATCACGTCCTTAATGGATAAAGACTGCAGATACCTCCTAGACACACTGGAATACAACCCTGACCTCTATAAAG GGCCACCGTTTTTTGTGTCTGAAGAAGATGTAAAACAATTATATG GCAAAGCTTGTGACATTGAGCACTTGCAGTCCATGGACAGCTTTGAAGAACGACATAAAGCATGGGGAATAGATTCACTTCTAGAGAAAGTGTACCTTCTGACTCCAAAAGTCCACTGA